In Deltaproteobacteria bacterium, the following proteins share a genomic window:
- the vsr gene encoding DNA mismatch endonuclease Vsr, whose translation MDNLTKEKRSWNMSRIGGKNTKPEIVVRSILHRCGFRFRIHRKDLPGKPDIVLPKHKTVIFVHGCFWHRHDGCKFAYNPKSRLSFWHEKFATTIERDREHVRRLNEMGWRVEVIWECELKDEEKLRERLVKFLT comes from the coding sequence ATGGACAACTTAACTAAAGAGAAGCGCAGTTGGAATATGTCGCGGATCGGGGGCAAGAATACTAAGCCTGAGATAGTTGTTAGATCGATTCTGCACAGATGCGGATTTCGATTCCGAATCCACAGAAAAGATTTACCCGGAAAACCGGATATTGTTCTCCCGAAACATAAGACAGTAATTTTTGTTCACGGATGCTTCTGGCACAGACATGACGGATGCAAGTTCGCCTATAATCCAAAAAGTAGATTGTCATTCTGGCATGAAAAATTTGCAACGACCATTGAGCGTGACAGAGAACATGTAAGGCGGCTCAATGAGATGGGCTGGCGTGTTGAAGTCATTTGGGAATGCGAACTAAAAGACGAAGAGAAGCTTAGAGAAAGGTTAGTAAAGTTTTTGACCTAA